From the Streptococcus sp. 29887 genome, one window contains:
- the rpe gene encoding ribulose-phosphate 3-epimerase: MSHYKIAPSILAADYANFEKELKRIEQTGVEYVHIDIMDGHFVPNISFGADVVAAMRPHSKLVFDCHLMVSNPENHIESFARAGADILTIHAEATVHLHGTLQKIRAAGMKVGVVINPGTPLVTIEPVLNLVDQVLLMTVNPGFGGQAYIPEVAEKIEALVKLREAKGLNFDIEVDGGIDDKTIHSAKNAGANVFVAGSYLFKGDLDANVVKLRAALHD, encoded by the coding sequence ATGTCACATTATAAGATTGCACCGTCTATTTTGGCGGCAGATTATGCAAATTTTGAAAAAGAGCTCAAGCGTATTGAGCAGACTGGTGTGGAATACGTTCATATTGACATCATGGACGGTCATTTTGTGCCAAATATCAGCTTTGGGGCGGATGTGGTTGCGGCCATGCGTCCTCATAGCAAGCTGGTCTTCGATTGCCACCTCATGGTGTCCAATCCTGAAAACCATATCGAAAGCTTCGCCCGCGCTGGTGCGGATATCTTGACTATTCACGCAGAAGCAACGGTTCACCTGCATGGGACCCTGCAGAAAATCCGTGCTGCTGGTATGAAGGTGGGTGTGGTCATCAATCCAGGTACGCCGCTTGTGACCATTGAGCCTGTGCTCAACTTAGTGGATCAGGTGCTTCTCATGACGGTCAACCCAGGTTTTGGTGGTCAGGCCTACATTCCAGAAGTGGCTGAGAAGATTGAGGCCTTGGTCAAACTTCGTGAAGCTAAAGGCTTGAACTTTGACATCGAAGTGGACGGCGGGATTGACGACAAGACCATTCATTCAGCCAAAAATGCGGGTGCCAATGTCTTTGTGGCAGGTTCCTACCTTTTCAAAGGCGATTTGGATGCCAACGTTGTCAAATTGAGAGCTGCCCTCCATGACTAA
- a CDS encoding DNA recombination protein RmuC produces the protein MDIVLLILLILVLLALVFLYGKWQSLALLLQDQAEDTADNLSDQLSYQLENATLKQQQAIHQEVERLRTELYQQLTDIRQELNKSHLENRDATDRRLQAIQESNEKRLEEMRQTVEEKLEKTLQTRLQASFETVSKQLESVNRGLGEMQTVARDVGSLNKVLSGTKTRGIMGELQLGQIIEDILTPSQYEREFATASGSNERVEYAVKLPGRTEGDYIYLPIDSKFPLADYYRLEDAYESGDKDQIELHRKNLLAAIKRFAKDIQSKYLNPPETTNFGVLFLPTEGLYSEVVRNPIFFDELRRQENIVVAGPTTLSALLNSLSVGFKTLNIQRSADDISKVLGNVKLEFGKFSDLLLKAQKQLNQASSNIDKLLTTRTNAIERSLRTIDLYEDDQTKGLLGLSPLDEEDNEN, from the coding sequence ATGGATATTGTACTACTTATTTTGCTGATACTGGTCTTGCTTGCCTTGGTTTTTCTTTATGGAAAATGGCAGAGCTTGGCCCTGCTTTTGCAAGATCAAGCCGAAGATACAGCAGACAACTTGTCTGATCAGCTCAGCTATCAACTAGAAAATGCAACTCTCAAACAGCAGCAGGCCATTCATCAGGAGGTGGAAAGACTCCGCACGGAGCTTTACCAACAGCTAACCGACATCCGTCAAGAGCTGAATAAGAGCCACTTGGAAAATCGAGATGCCACTGACCGTCGTTTGCAGGCCATTCAGGAATCTAATGAAAAACGCCTAGAAGAAATGCGACAGACAGTTGAGGAAAAGCTGGAGAAAACCCTACAAACCCGCCTACAAGCCTCCTTTGAAACGGTGTCCAAGCAATTGGAATCGGTCAATCGTGGTCTGGGTGAAATGCAGACGGTGGCGCGTGATGTAGGTAGTCTTAACAAGGTGCTGTCTGGCACCAAAACCCGTGGCATCATGGGTGAATTGCAGCTGGGACAGATTATCGAGGATATTTTGACACCTAGCCAATATGAGCGAGAGTTTGCCACGGCTTCAGGCTCGAATGAGCGCGTGGAGTATGCGGTCAAGCTACCGGGACGGACGGAAGGCGACTATATCTACTTGCCAATCGATTCCAAGTTTCCGTTGGCGGACTATTATCGCTTGGAAGATGCCTACGAAAGTGGGGATAAGGACCAGATTGAACTCCATCGCAAAAATCTCTTAGCGGCTATTAAACGTTTTGCCAAAGATATTCAGAGCAAGTACCTCAATCCGCCTGAAACCACCAACTTTGGAGTATTGTTCTTGCCAACCGAGGGACTTTATTCAGAAGTGGTTCGCAATCCGATTTTCTTTGATGAGCTTCGCCGTCAGGAAAATATCGTAGTAGCTGGACCGACCACCCTTTCTGCCTTGCTCAATTCCCTCTCCGTCGGCTTTAAGACCCTCAACATTCAACGCTCTGCTGATGATATTTCCAAGGTCTTGGGCAATGTCAAGCTGGAATTTGGCAAGTTTTCTGACCTCTTGCTTAAGGCTCAGAAACAACTCAATCAAGCCAGCAGCAATATTGACAAACTCTTAACCACTCGCACCAACGCCATCGAGCGTAGTCTTCGTACCATTGACCTGTACGAAGATGACCAAACCAAGGGACTGCTTGGCCTGTCCCCATTAGATGAGGAAGATAATGAAAATTAA
- a CDS encoding thiamine diphosphokinase: MTKVAVIAGGSFDCLPEPADLYVGVDAGSLRLLEATLPLDWAIGDFDSVTSEELGQIREMAERFLQAPAEKDDTDLELALKEIFKAYPQAQVRIYGALGGRMDHMMANLFLPAEPDLAAYMEQIELVDSQNVVRFRPAGQHRLSPIAGMKYISFMPSDQSRLTIRHAKYPLDASNYFFKKCYASNEFIDRDIDIQLDQGYVVLIYSKDKN; the protein is encoded by the coding sequence ATGACTAAGGTTGCTGTTATTGCAGGCGGTTCCTTTGACTGCCTTCCTGAGCCTGCCGACCTCTATGTGGGGGTAGATGCAGGCTCTCTTCGTCTATTGGAAGCTACTCTACCTCTTGATTGGGCCATCGGTGATTTTGACTCGGTGACCTCTGAGGAGCTGGGGCAAATAAGGGAGATGGCAGAGCGTTTTTTGCAAGCTCCTGCTGAAAAAGATGACACAGATTTGGAGCTGGCTTTAAAGGAAATCTTCAAGGCCTATCCGCAGGCTCAGGTTCGTATATACGGAGCCTTGGGTGGTCGCATGGATCACATGATGGCCAATCTCTTTTTACCAGCTGAACCAGACTTGGCAGCCTATATGGAGCAGATTGAATTGGTTGACAGTCAGAACGTCGTCCGATTTCGACCTGCAGGTCAGCACCGTTTGTCACCGATTGCTGGTATGAAGTACATTTCCTTTATGCCGTCGGACCAAAGCCGCCTGACCATTCGTCATGCCAAGTACCCGCTGGATGCCAGCAATTATTTTTTCAAAAAATGCTATGCTTCTAACGAATTTATAGATAGGGACATAGACATTCAACTGGATCAGGGCTACGTGGTCCTGATCTACAGTAAGGACAAGAATTAG
- the rsgA gene encoding ribosome small subunit-dependent GTPase A, whose amino-acid sequence MQGRIIKALAGFYYVEADGQIYQTRARGNFRKKGQTPYVGDFVDFSAEENSEGYILKIHERKNSLVRPPIVNIDQAVVIMSAKEPDFNANLLDRFLVLLEQKDMDPIIYISKMDLVEDRAEMDDFKAIYEKIGYPFVYHLEELTPLLQDKVTVFMGQTGVGKSTLLNRIAPELALETGAISDSLGRGRHTTRAVSFYNVFGGKIADTPGFSSLDYEVKEAEALTDCFPEIAEASQNCKFRTCTHTHEPDCAVKEAVASSAISQSRFDNYLQFLSEIQNQRETYIKVSKKFK is encoded by the coding sequence TTGCAAGGAAGAATTATCAAGGCCTTGGCTGGTTTTTACTATGTCGAGGCGGATGGACAGATTTATCAAACCAGAGCCAGAGGAAATTTTCGTAAGAAAGGCCAAACGCCCTACGTGGGTGATTTTGTGGACTTTTCTGCCGAGGAAAACTCAGAAGGCTATATTTTAAAAATCCACGAGAGAAAGAATAGCTTGGTTCGACCTCCTATCGTCAATATCGATCAGGCAGTGGTTATCATGTCGGCCAAGGAACCTGATTTTAATGCCAATCTACTGGATCGTTTCCTAGTTCTCCTTGAACAGAAGGATATGGATCCCATTATCTATATCTCTAAGATGGACTTGGTGGAAGATCGGGCGGAAATGGATGACTTTAAGGCTATCTATGAGAAAATTGGCTATCCATTTGTCTATCATTTGGAGGAATTGACGCCATTATTGCAGGATAAGGTGACGGTCTTTATGGGACAGACAGGGGTTGGCAAATCGACTCTTCTCAATCGCATTGCACCAGAATTAGCCTTGGAAACAGGGGCGATTTCAGATAGTCTGGGGCGTGGTCGCCATACCACTCGTGCGGTCAGTTTCTACAATGTCTTCGGTGGGAAAATTGCGGATACGCCAGGTTTTTCATCCCTAGACTATGAAGTCAAGGAGGCGGAGGCTCTGACAGATTGTTTCCCAGAGATTGCGGAAGCCAGCCAGAACTGCAAATTTAGGACCTGTACCCACACCCATGAGCCGGATTGTGCGGTCAAGGAAGCTGTTGCCAGCTCTGCCATTTCCCAAAGTCGCTTTGACAATTATCTCCAATTCCTCAGCGAAATCCAAAATCAGCGTGAAACCTATATCAAGGTTAGTAAGAAATTCAAATAG
- a CDS encoding ATP-binding cassette domain-containing protein, whose translation MKKIIYQLKPVIAIQLIFHILYSLTNVALPELNKCLFDHIFQMGWTGLVWLLLAYALTIIANSVFQYISQVYEWKVSQGFYVTAKKGLANSLLSQPLAKFSEKNVSAYLSIFDNDLETIEESYLSPLMDIIRSSLSMVIYAVSLFLFVHPLVAVGIILSSALAVFIPKWISGPLSQRQRSFLQSLEGYFQVVTDLFSAKNRVNPETFSSISRVHHRSVEESEQARFRFGQFKTLANVVNGFSMFLVQLTAFGLVGYLLLQKELTIGAAIATFSYVENFIYPMKYILLDVNYIHSTKETVANLEGYLAGQVLSEQVPSYPNVTALEVRDVAYHVGELVVADFSYRFDKGKKYAIIGPSASGKSTFLRVLAGELALDKGSVSYLENDVLHEMEAATAFYLSQFEHLYHTDFENNVSVFGTYEKGRDVMLGLLRSLPMRLQDTLRTTTDPSLLSGGEKNVLCLLRALMSGKDVMLLDEPTAHLDSALTKQVLTNLLQLEDKLIITILHESDPAILDMFDVVLEMRDGKLSEKI comes from the coding sequence ATGAAAAAGATTATCTATCAATTGAAACCAGTTATTGCCATCCAGTTGATTTTCCATATCTTATATAGTTTGACAAATGTTGCTTTGCCGGAGTTAAATAAGTGTCTTTTTGATCATATTTTTCAGATGGGCTGGACAGGACTTGTCTGGCTCTTGTTGGCCTACGCTTTGACCATCATTGCCAATTCAGTCTTTCAGTACATTTCTCAGGTTTATGAGTGGAAGGTGTCTCAGGGATTCTATGTCACGGCTAAAAAAGGTCTGGCAAACAGCTTGTTATCACAGCCTTTAGCAAAATTTTCAGAGAAGAATGTCTCTGCCTATCTATCCATTTTTGACAACGATTTGGAAACCATTGAGGAGAGTTACCTGAGTCCCCTCATGGACATTATCCGCTCTAGTTTGAGCATGGTCATCTATGCGGTTTCCCTCTTTCTCTTTGTTCATCCGCTGGTTGCGGTAGGCATTATTTTGTCATCTGCCTTGGCGGTTTTCATTCCCAAGTGGATTTCGGGTCCTCTTTCTCAGCGTCAGCGGTCATTTTTACAGAGTTTGGAAGGCTATTTTCAGGTGGTGACTGACCTCTTTTCTGCTAAGAACCGTGTCAATCCCGAAACATTTAGTTCCATCAGTCGTGTCCACCATCGGTCAGTAGAAGAAAGTGAACAGGCCCGTTTTCGCTTTGGGCAATTCAAAACCCTGGCCAATGTTGTCAATGGATTTTCCATGTTTTTGGTGCAATTAACGGCTTTTGGCTTGGTCGGCTATCTCTTGCTGCAAAAAGAGTTGACCATCGGTGCTGCCATTGCAACCTTCAGCTATGTTGAAAATTTCATCTATCCTATGAAATACATCCTCTTGGATGTCAATTATATCCATTCGACCAAGGAAACGGTCGCCAATTTAGAAGGTTATCTTGCTGGTCAGGTCTTGTCTGAGCAAGTACCAAGCTATCCCAATGTGACAGCCTTGGAAGTCAGGGATGTGGCCTATCATGTGGGGGAATTAGTGGTAGCAGATTTTTCCTATCGGTTTGATAAGGGGAAAAAGTATGCCATCATTGGTCCGTCAGCTAGCGGAAAATCAACTTTTCTACGAGTGTTGGCAGGAGAACTGGCTCTGGACAAGGGAAGTGTTTCCTATCTGGAAAACGATGTTTTGCATGAAATGGAAGCAGCTACCGCCTTCTATCTCAGCCAGTTTGAGCATCTTTACCATACCGATTTTGAAAACAATGTATCTGTTTTTGGAACCTATGAGAAGGGAAGAGATGTCATGCTTGGCTTGTTAAGGAGCTTGCCAATGAGATTACAGGACACCTTGCGTACAACAACAGACCCCAGTCTCTTGAGTGGAGGTGAGAAAAATGTCCTGTGCCTGCTCCGTGCCCTGATGAGTGGCAAGGATGTCATGCTCTTGGATGAACCGACCGCCCATTTAGACTCTGCCCTGACCAAGCAGGTTTTGACAAACCTCTTGCAGCTGGAGGATAAACTCATCATCACCATCTTGCATGAATCAGACCCTGCCATCCTAGACATGTTTGATGTGGTTTTGGAAATGCGTGATGGGAAACTGAGCGAGAAGATATAA